The segment GGCTGCAAAATGTCTAAAAGGATCTTGCCAAAACCTAACACCAGTGCAACGCCGACGATCGCTCCCATAAAAAATATGATAGTGATCAGCGATACTAAACGCACCACGATAAAATTCTTACGATCATCTACACCGTACGCTTTGTTCAGCGCTTTTTGCAGAGCGTTGACACTTTGACTGGCTGACCAGATCGTCACTAACGCTGAAATAGAAAGCAGTCCGCCAGAACTTTGTGTCAAAAGATCTTCTATAGCCGGACCGATGAACTGATACACCTGTTCCGGAATCAATTCTTTGGCATAAGGTAAAACCTCTCCGGGATCGATGTTCAAAAAAGGCAGCAGATTGCCGATTACGATCATCAATGGAAACAGAGAAAGCAATAAATAATATGCAACAGCGATGGATGAAATCCCCACCTCAGAAGTTGATATCTGTCGTTTTGCGATGGTGAAAAAACGCATAAACGTTTGATTGTCTTTTATTTTACGGATAATATTCATTGCGTCCTCCGTTTCATTCTAGTAATTAGTAGGTTCCTTCTTCGCCTTGAGATGTCAAAATTTTAGGACCTTCTTTTGTGATAGCAATGGTATGTTCATATTGACAGCTTAACCCGCCATCTAATGTGTAAGCAGTCCAGCCATTTGGATCCATTTTCATTTTCCAAGTACCGGTGTTGACCATCGGCTCGATAGTGATCACCATGCCTTCTTTCAAGCGCAGTCCTTTACCTGCTTCACCATAATGGGGAACAGCCGGACTTTCATGGATCGTAGGTCCTACGCCATGTCCGATAAAGTCCCGAACGACGGAAAGACCTTCCCCTTCAACGTAAGTTTGGATCGCATGACCGATATCACCGATTCGATTGCCGACAGTTGCCTGCTCGATTCCCAGATACAGAGCTTTGCGGGTAACTTCCATCAAATGATCGATCTCAGGTGTTGAATCCCCTACGATATAAGCCCAGCATGAATCAGAAACTGCTCCTTTGAGTTCGATACACATATCCACTTTGATCAAATCACCGTTTGCCAACGGTTTTTTGCGGGGAAATCCATGACAGATTTCATTATTTATACTGCAGCAAGTAGCATACTCATATCCTTCAAATCCAATTTGAGCTGCGATCCCGCCATGACTTTCAATGTAATCTCGGACAAAAACTTCAATGTCCCAACTAGTGATGCCCGGTTTGATAAACGTCCGCAACTGTTTATGTACGTCTGCCAATAATGCTCCGGACTCATTCATTAATTCAATTTCTCTTGGTGATTTCAATGTAATCATTCTATAGTCTCCTCTTTTCAAATCGCTTTTATTTTACCATAGTAAGATTTTTTCGCCAAATCCGCTTGATTCCTTTTGTGAAGAAGGTTGCTTTCCCTCCGACTTTTGTTATAATTAATCGGAGTATTTTACAAAAACGCGAAGAAATCACAGGAGGAACATCATGACCTTAGCAAAAATCGTTTATGCCAGTATGACTGGGAATACTGAAGAAATCGCTGATATCGTTGCTGAAGCGATGGAAAATTTAGAAATCGACGTTGAAATCAATGAATGTACACAAGTTGATGCTGCTGAATTTGAAGATGCGGATATCTGCATCGTTGCATCTTATACATATGGAGATGGCGATCTGCCTGATGAGATCATGGACTTTTACGAAGACTTGCAAGAGCTTGATCTAAGCGGCAAAATCTATGGCGTTTGCGGTTCCGGCGATACATTTTATGACGACTTCTGCAAAGCTGTCGATGACTTTGACGCAGCGTTCGCTAAGACTGGCGCAGTCAAAGGTGCAGAAGGTGTCAAAGTCGACTTAAACGCGGAAGAGGAAGATATCGAAAACCTGGAAGCTTTTGCGAAAAAAATCGTTGAAGCTGCTCAATGATTTTTCCATTGAATTTCCACTATGACTAATAAAAACTAGGGACGATCTGTTTGATCGAGATGTCCCTAGTTTTTTTATTTCAGCTGTCAGCAGCTTGTCACAACTTAATAGCTCAACTGAACGATATTTTCTTGATTCAAGATACTGTCAATGCTTTCTTGGATCATCAGCTTGATTTGGTCTTCAGATGGATGGATGATCCCTGAAGA is part of the Enterococcus mediterraneensis genome and harbors:
- a CDS encoding YihY/virulence factor BrkB family protein yields the protein MNIIRKIKDNQTFMRFFTIAKRQISTSEVGISSIAVAYYLLLSLFPLMIVIGNLLPFLNIDPGEVLPYAKELIPEQVYQFIGPAIEDLLTQSSGGLLSISALVTIWSASQSVNALQKALNKAYGVDDRKNFIVVRLVSLITIIFFMGAIVGVALVLGFGKILLDILQPVLQFPDALIDTFQTVKWPLTIVILLIVLTIIYWLVPNAKIKLRSTLPGSIFATVGWMLLGQLFGLYAKYFASRISGYQIIGSFIVLMIWLNFAATIIIIGGVINGIFAEMKTGKELTERKDLVAEISTKLDDKNKDQD
- the map gene encoding type I methionyl aminopeptidase, encoding MITLKSPREIELMNESGALLADVHKQLRTFIKPGITSWDIEVFVRDYIESHGGIAAQIGFEGYEYATCCSINNEICHGFPRKKPLANGDLIKVDMCIELKGAVSDSCWAYIVGDSTPEIDHLMEVTRKALYLGIEQATVGNRIGDIGHAIQTYVEGEGLSVVRDFIGHGVGPTIHESPAVPHYGEAGKGLRLKEGMVITIEPMVNTGTWKMKMDPNGWTAYTLDGGLSCQYEHTIAITKEGPKILTSQGEEGTY
- a CDS encoding flavodoxin, which translates into the protein MTLAKIVYASMTGNTEEIADIVAEAMENLEIDVEINECTQVDAAEFEDADICIVASYTYGDGDLPDEIMDFYEDLQELDLSGKIYGVCGSGDTFYDDFCKAVDDFDAAFAKTGAVKGAEGVKVDLNAEEEDIENLEAFAKKIVEAAQ